The genomic stretch ATCTACTTCTTCTCTGCTCACTCCCTACGTTCACAACCTCGAGAAAAGGAGAAGCATCGTATCATCACCGGCTCCCTGCCTCAGCGAAAGAAAGGGCCGAAGCCACCCAAATGTCTCTATAGCAACGCTCCCGGGAGCAAGCAGAGCAAGCAGTGAGCAATGTCTGAAAACGACAGGTGAAGTTGGGGAGCACTCAAAAGATTTGAGCTTTGCGTGTACGCTGCTTGTCTTCAGCTACGGCAGGCAGAAGACTTTAGCGCGTAGCGCAGAAGAGGAACTGCCCGGAAACGCAGGTACTCGCTGGGCTTTGGCCATTTATTCTGCAAACTGCAAAGAGTGTAAAAAAATGgagagacaagagagagagagagagcgacagTTCGAAGCTCGAGGACAGAGGAAGAGATTTATGGGAAGGAGAAAGGACAAGAAATGAAACCGCTCCATTCGAGAGATAACCGAGTGGGGCTGTCTGTCTGagaaatcaaattgaaaaagcaAACGACAAAATACGAAAAACGTCATGATACCCACGTCGAAAATTAGTGAATGAAGCAGTGTACTGGTGACCTATCTACCTGTCAACAAATTTGAACCCGCAAAAATTACCCttttttggcttctttttaTCTATAAATTTTCAGAAACGTTCTCCTCctctttggaacaaaaatatccATTTGCAATCGCAAGACACTTTTTTATCATTGTCAACACGACAATTGAATCCGCAATACTCCTTATGTGCATGGCATCCGTCTTCTTATTCCATTCCATATCGAATATATTCAGATGTGTTTGGTATGggcaaaagcaaaaaatgaatgaatgaaataatgACATATCGAAACTTCTTTTGagatataatatttttttaaatcgaatgaagaagaaaaagttctcTTGTGACACAATTATGCTAAGAAAAGTGGAGGCAAGAAAGCATACCAACAATATGCAAAAGGGACTTCAATTCCTTCGACTAGAGTCCACTTTTTCGGAaagatcacaaaaaattcttatacttattccaattcagttctacatgtttcaattatgtcaattgagccATAAGAAATTtgtcacgttttgtcaattaagtttatCTGATCAATTTTTAACCGAAAACACCGATGCGGCAGTTTAGTTAACAATAATCGTCATATATAGCATATCGATATcgacgttgataattttttttttacaaaaaaaaaattatgagttttttcttttttcttttttccttctatctctctctcttttttggtgaTTACAAGAGAGGgctaggcaagggtcgccctAGCCCTACAATCGAGGCTGAGGATCGCCCTTGCAAGCACtcgataaagaaaagaaaaaataaagataaatgaaaaataaaaattgataaaatataatttaaaaatgtttatgtcaACGATgatcgtgtcacgtaggacaatcgacaaccacatcaacaatttccttccaaaatttgaaaataaattcaattgataaaatgtgaaaatatttagaatttaatttgtacaattatgatgtttaaaactgaattgacataaatacaataaatttaagatttttttgataattttctctacTTTTTAGCTGCGTAGGTCAAAAAATTCGGAAGAAAGTAAGAACCCCTTCAACTAGAAAACACGCCCGCAGAGAATGAAAGCCAAAAAGAGATTTCATCTCCAAACACGAGCATCGCGAATTGGAATACAAAGAAGGCATGCGGCAATCAGCAAACATGCAGTCACTATACTTCATTTTCCCTTTATCGAAATGCGTTGATTCTGAAGGCGAACATTAGCGCGCGCACACACACCCCAAGAGTTCATCGACACATCTGGCGCTTGTAAAACCACTGTCCATTTTCTTTATCAACCAAATCTCTACCTcgatagagaaaaataaatagtttTCTAACCAGTGCTTGCATTGCCAACATTAGGGCAGCAACCATTGCTCGATTCAATTAACTTTGTCAAATTCGAAATTCAATGCATCCAGACAAGGTGGGAAGACAAAGCCACCCAATGACTGTCCAATCAGCAAGTGTGGAAACAAAGCCGCATCTCCGACGAATTGCACACAAGAAAACAATGCACTTTTCCTTTTGGCACCAGGAAAATAATGAAGCTCCCCATAGGCCTGCGGAGCAGAACTGGAAAGAACTCGCTTAACTATAGATATTCATATTAGGACTGAAGGCCCCATTACTCGTTATTAATTTGCTAGTTTCACTTGATTCTACAAGCCATCGAATTCCAAATTGGAAAAACTATAGGTCGGGCTGTGGCAATGGTACAGATCCAGTcatgctgcaaaaaaaaaaacaaaaaaaatggttgcAGAAAGAAGGGGATAATTAAGAAGCAAAACGATCTTAAGATGTTGTCCGTCTGCATTTCCTAGAAGCATCGTGATCATTTCCAATTTCTCAAATCTAGCATGTCTGTCCTACTCGCATCTGTCAGATTCACCAAGACTGGAGGGCGAACGAGCTTTGGCTAGAGAAGAGCCTCAATCTCAGAAACCAAAGAACCCAAGTTCACTAGCTTTTTCCTTCTCAAAGGTCTCAAAGTACTGATAAATGATGGTGACGGCGAGAAGAATCCCTGTCCCTGAGCCTATTGCCCCCATAAAATCTGCCAAAACAGTCAGTGCGCCAATGCAAATGCCCCCAAATGCTGCAGCAGTGGGAATGTAGCGGTTGAGCTCTTTCTGTAAGTTCGATTCACGATGGCCTGGCATCACCATTTGTTGTTCCTAAGATTGTCAAGGAAAGGGAGATGTTAGGGAAAGGATGGAACTGTGCAAATCTGCATGACAAAAGGTGCAGATCGGGACTGGCAGGCAATTATGAAAGCAGttagaaattatcaaaagaaatgACAAAGAACAAGTCATAAGTGGGTTACTCCACCAAAAAATAGAAACTTGTGGAAGATGCATGTCAGCTTGTCAGAGATTTAAAAGCTCAATAGACGAAGAGGGATAGTAAAAGATGatggccaaaaaggaaaagttcCCAATGAACCGGATAAATCCAGGGTCACTTGAGCTAAACAGAGATAAAAGCCTAACAATTGCAGCCTCAGAATGAAGGCATGCAACTGCTGATACCCCATTATTCCATAAGGTTATCATTCAATTATGAGCAGACTCTGATAAGAGAAATAAAGTTTCACACGCTCCATACCCTGAGCTGTCTGGCAACATCTTTAGCGGAGGATCCAGAAACTTCAATCCATGTTTTGGAGAACAATGCACAAGCTGACAACATAAACACAAGATAGAAGAGTGCATGGAAGGGATTGGCTGCCATATCAGCCAAGCTGCAGGAGGatagaaaaaaatgtcaacCGATGAGTTTTCAAATCAGTAAAGCCAGACTGAACATCAGTTTTGTAAAAGGAACAGATAATCACCTTGACGGAGCTGTGATATAATAGGCGATACCACCAACAGGGACGGATTGGCCACTTGAGTACTCAGATTCTTTCCATATACCCAAAAGGTTCACAAGGAAATTTCCACTATACTTCCTGTAAAGCAACTGATGCCAACCACAAATGCATGAGTTATAAAGCTAAAATTTGAGCACATTGTAATGCACAGAAATGTGACCTCCACTACCTGAGAAATGAAGTAAATATTGGATACAAGAGCTGACTGCAGAATGATGGGCATGTTAGATGTGTAGAATAATTTGATTGGATAAGAACCCTGCTGTCCTCGAGCATTCTTTGACCTCACAGGCAAAACCACACGGAATCCTTGGAAGTATATGACTATTAAGAAAACCAGGATAGTGGCTAGCAGATTTGTGACATTTGGCAGATTCTGTCGATAAAAAGCCTCCCGCAGAGCACGAACCTTGTCCGTACGAGTGATGAGGAGATGAAAGAGAGCAATGACTGCACCTTCAAATTCCGCTCCTCGTCCACTGTTAATAGTAGTCGGGCTAAATGCTTTCCAGATTATAGTTTCACTGAAAAGGAGAAATGAACAAATGAGAAAGCTGCAGACACTTatgttctttgaaaaataatacaAGCAAATTAGGAATGAAGCCACCCAGTCAAAATATCTCAAGAGCTTTCTTATACAGCCAACATGTATAATAGAAATGCTCATAAATAGACCTGCAAAAGTTaggcaaaaaagaaggaaaacttACCAGATGTTAGTCGCTATGAAAAGAGAGATTCCAGAACCAAGACCGTAACCTTTCTGAAGGAGTTCATCCAAGCATATAACAATGATGCCAGCAAAGCATAGTTGAATAATTATGAGAATGGCATTTCCAACACCGAGTTGGCCAACACTTCCATACATTCCTGAAAGAACATACGCAACAGCCTCCCCAATGGCTATCAAAATGCCCAACAACTTCTGAGCTCCATTTCTGCAAGAAAGAAGCTAACAATTCAgcttgcaaaaggaaaaaaaagaacaaggaaaaaaaattgctgaAGTAAATTAAGGAggcacacaaaaagaaaaaaaaacagaagcacTATTTTGATCGAGCAGAAAAAACTGATGTACTGTGACTAAGGTCAAACACAGAAAAGGACGTCCTCATTTCCAATAAAGACATCCGATAGCTTAAGTTCAAAATATGGGCAATGTAGATAGAGGTATCTATCAACAACTACTGATGCTTCAAAGATGATAAGAAGTAGGAAACTAATTCAGCAGTAGGACTTCCATGAGCATCAAAATGAGGTGAATATCAAAAACAGAGCAGCAGCCAAAAGCTGTCTACAGGTACCAAATAATGACCGGGATACTGAAAAACGCAACAAAAGAGGCTTTGGTATTGAAAGAGAATGATCCGGCATGGGAGATAATAACAGGCTGGAAATATAAATTACTTCAACTGATACTTACAGGAGAGCTCGATCCTCACGAACATTATTGTCCACTTCTATGATTTTTGACCCAGCCAGGAGCTGCATCACAAGCCCAGATGTCACAATAGGCGTAATACCAAGCTCCATAACGGTTCCACGGTTTGAAGCAAGAATAACACGCATCCAGTAGAAAGGATCAGCGCCTGTGGTGGAATGTATGCCATACAGAGGGAGCTGACTGCaaaccaagaaaatgaagagagaaatgACGGTGTAAATGACTTTCTCCCTGAATGGGATTTTCCTATCAGCACTTTGAACTTCAGGCAAGAACGAAAGGAACGGTCTGACAAGATGAAGCACTCTGAAACCCCCACCCATGGTATTTCTCTGACACTAATCCCCAAAGACCTGCACCAGATATAAATCAGAAACCAGGTTCACAACTACACTATATGAAAAGCTCTAAATGTCTTAAAAATTCTAACATCAGTTTCTGAAAATCAAGTGCTGCAGAAATAAAAAGCTACTAAAAGAATGGACGTGAGCCATCTAAAAGGGGTTCATCGCTCTAAACTTTTCCTGACGGCACTCCTAATCTTAATAAGCAGTCTACTGTAAAAAATCATTAGGCTAATTGTATATTTCCTTTCAGGGTACCAGGAGTGCAGATTCCACAACAAAATCATATAGTTCTTTTGAGTCTTCACATGTTCAATCGATAACAAGAACTCCCTCCAACAACACATGCACAACCTGTTGCAAACACCAAATACAATTGACATCACGAAGGGTTCTGTTCTCCAAATTAACGCCCCACGTGAAGCAGTCAAAGGTATCCACCACTTAGAGGGCACGGAGGCTCCAAGCCGCTCTACACGCGCAAGCACACAAACGCATGAACGTGCACGCATGAAGAATCCAACCTCAGAACAAAACTACACCAGTCACTTCACCTTGGAGCAATTCAAGACCTAGTAAACGCCATGTGCGGGCACGTTCCCCTGGGCAGGAAAATggaaactttctttttcttcgcaTTGACTCAATCCAAGCCTCAACGCGACGCGATTCCAAACACACGCGTGAACCCCAAAATCCCGTCGTGCCGAACATCGAAACCGCGCAATTCGCTCAAACATATCAGAAATCAATCAAGCGAGCTCAGAAGGAGAACAAAAAACGCATGATTTACATTCTCGAGCAAGGGAATCGACAAGCAGATTCATACTAATCCAACAACGTTAATCGAGGTATCCAGACATACGGTTGCCTCAGCAGATGGAATCGTAGAGGAAGAGCGAATCAGAGATCTAACCTTGAAGACGCTCTCGAACTTTTGACAGTGGGAGAGATTTCGAGTTCgacggagagagagatctggaaATACTCGCGACGATGGAGATTCGGGCTGCGGGGGTTTGTATAGAGTGACGGGGGTTTTATATGTGGGGTCCAAGGCCACGGGGGTCTGACGAGTGAAAATATGACACGTGTAGGAAATCAGTGACGTGGCACGGAGCTCTGAATCCTAGCCCAAATATTTTCGAGAGGCTGGTATTGAACTTTCAACATAGACTGCGCTCTATAAGCTGACAAACTTTTTTGGTTCAGGCTAAATATCAATGGAAAAATCATATGTGGCTGTTGgactaaataaatattaaatcatgtcGCATTTTTctatcagcttaaacttttaaaatagttagtcgtgatttcataaaatctttcatggtattagagcaggaggtcccgagttcaaatctttccagacCCCTATGAGCGGTCGGTTATAATCCTTCatacgtggtttaatatttatatatttcaatagcatcaatagaaaatttcgGTTTAAAGCATATTATATATTTGTTAAAGTGgtgatagaaaattttcaaattgctaTATGACATTTTTTATTGGAATACACCTATgccatttatttcaaataagttttgacttataaaaaatctccaatatATACTCCTAACTCAAATTTACCCCCATTAAAATAGATACGTAACAAACCATGTAGATTTTTCAGGTCGGATTTGTTatttttcatctcaaattcGTTTAGAAGTCATCTGTCATATGTGTTGACACATATGCATCGTAACAAAATTTTGGACGGAATGCTAATAGAGGACAAATTCAAATCGAGAGTAACAGTTGGgtttttttgtgagacaaaattAATTTCGAATAAATGTgccatgtatatcaatttgagattcttttagaaatgaaaattaattcaaTATAAATATGTCAGGAATACCAATTTTAGACTTTTTATGAGACATATGTCATGAGggtattaatttgaaatttccaaTGGTAttaacctgattttttttttaaaatagtagaAAGGTGTTAACACTTGTCTTAATAATTCTTTTACAAACGGGAAAATAAGCCACGTCGATGGGAAATATTGTAGTATAACCACAAGAATCATGGTTAGCGATCCAGAAAATAGCAGTTAAATCTATTTGATCACCGGCAATAACATGTTTATGCAGTGAATTTTAGATACGGTCTACGATGTTCCTTTATAAGACATCAGAAAAATCCCGTATATCTAATCCAAAACCCCGAGAATTAGGCAACAACAACCTCCACGAATGACGACTAACAAGTTAATGCAATGTCACGCTAATGGTATTAGTTTGGTTCAATTCATCGCGTTGctgggcaatatgcctctctaGTCCGAGCAATGTTTCATTCCTCTCTCGATACGTCAACATGGGAAAGCATGGACAGAGAAAAGTACACTCTCATAGAAACCATTCCGAATAGCAGAGCTTGGAAATTTTGTAACTGAAGTAACGACCTAGTTGCATGAAACTTTGCATGTACACACGGTGAAGATTACAACCAAAAATGCAGGATAGAGAAAATAAAGTGTCTCAAGCTATCCTCAAACTTTCTTGAAGAAGGACAAGATGTTGCCTTGCTTAGGATCTTTAAGAGTTGCAGATTTCTTGTTTCCTGCCTTGCCTGCTGGATTGCTAGGACCAGTGGGAATGACTGCCGGGGACTTCTTTGTCACAGGAGGCCTGGAGATTTCACAAATTTGTTTAAAGCAAATTCTGCGGAGGAGCTAAAACATAAGAGAAACACTAAATATGCCAAGATCACGATTGCAGCCTAGCTCCATCATTTAGTACCATAAATTATGTTTCCTGTGAACAGCCTCACAATCTGTCATTCGATAACAAAATCCCCAGTAGCATCTAATGGCCAGATCCCAATATGATGATCAATCTTAAGTGCACTAGTCCTTTTTAAGGCAGCACCAATCCTTGTGGTCATGCTCAAAGCAGATATCCACTGATgtaattcaacaaaaaagaatgacGGACTTGGGCGTTGCTAATAGCTGATTGTGGTGTCTCGCAAAGACACAGTTTCTATACTTTGATGCGACATGAGAAGTCAGACAAAATAAGGAGACCTAGGACTTAGTCTGAAAGATGTAGACTCGCTATGTGAGGACAAATATCCAGATAACCTCCTTTAATCGGACCAGCTCTGAAGGCTTGAAGGATGAGGAAAAAGCAGATTAGAAGCAGTTATCACTCCAGCTTTCAGCTTTGCCTAACTGCAACTGAAGAAAGTGGCACTCTAACAGCAGAAGATATTTACAGATCAGTCTAGCTAAGTTCTCCATAAGCAGGTATAAACCTAAAACTATACCAGCGTGAGCTTCTATCCACAGAAAGGTCATGAAAGATACTGGAACACAGAATGAAAAAGactcaaagaagaagaagaaacctgCTCGTGGCGTCAGCAGCTCTCTCATCATTAGGTTTGTCAGTTGTAGTACTGTTTGCTTTCTTCAATTCTTCCTCACCCTCCCAAACCACTTCGGTTACTGCAAAAAAGATGCGCTCAAGAATGTGAAGAGAAAAACCTGATGACACCTCTTACCGATGGATAACATACAAAAAACTCAAGGTGTGCAGTTAATGCCTATTTGGCTCGTAAGTGGCTTTTGTCGTGTATTTGGGTCTGTAACATAAAATTAGTGACTCCCACCAAAAGCTTTTGTATGCTCACATTATAAGACAAATTGCTACAGTATCAAGTGCAACAACTAACCATCCAGTAATGTTCAATCAGGGTCGCAAGCACAAAAAATCCTTATAGCTACTACTATACTGATAGTTTTCAAAACGTGAGCGGATGCAATTGCCCCCACTTTCTACTAAGTAATCCGTCCCTTCCTATCAAACCCCAACATGTTAAAATAAAACTAGCATGCTGAGTAGATTATGAGAAGGATAAATTAGCATCAGGTTACCTTCTCTCCCACGTTCATCAATTCTAGTCTTCAAAACCTTTCGCCTCTTTGGTGAGGTTGGAGTAGGATTTGTCACTTTACTATTTACATCCTTGGAGGAACCATGATTTTGGCCCTTTAAAGAGCACATCGCGATGTTCATGCCTCTGCTGACGGCAGCAACATCTTGCTTTGGTGGCTGGTGGTGTTCTTGCTCACTCACTTTTACTTCATCAACATCCATTTTATCTCCCTCGCACTTCTTCTCAGAAAGTAACTCCTTGGCACTCTCTTTTGAAGCTAGGATAGACTGGGCCTTTGGAAAGTCAGGTGATGCCAAATTGACTgcatcttcatcctcgtcttcttcatctGAGAAATCAAATACAACTCTTCTTTTTCTACTGCCTTCAGTTTTGGTGCTTCTCTTAAGATTGACATCCCGAACCTCATCCTCGCTGTCCAATTCAGCTGCCTCATGTGCACAAATTTGAGCTTCTGCACTAACTGATGACGATATATTTTCATTAACAGAAGGAACTCAGTAATGGTCCTTATAAAGAATTGTTTTACAAGACTTCCCACAATTAAAGCAAACTTTCGAAAGTGACGAATGGTTTTAGGAACCAACCGGTGGAACCTGGAGCAGCGCTGCTATTTTCTGCTGGGCCACCACTTGATTTTCTTGTGGTTGAAGCACGACCCCATAGATTTGCTAGAGAACCCCCAGCTGTGGAAGAGTTCTTACTGTTCTGGTCCAACTTTTTACTCATAGGCAAGTTAGTGGCTTTTTCTTTGTCTGCAGGCAGTTTGGTGGCTTCATCATGAACTCCTGCACCATTACCCTCATTTTTTGCATAACTGAGCACATCAACTGATTGTTCCAACTTGATTTGGCTTGTCTGTTCAATCTTTCTTGGTTGTGCTGGGGTAACTTTTTGAGGGACAGTATTTGATGGTCCTGAGGCTCTAACGCCATTCAACTTGGGAGCTCCCAAATCAAATAATTCCCTCTCTGCTCTTCGCTTAACAAAGGGATTAGCTACCGCACAGAACCTGAAAAATCATTCAGAGAAGTCATTCTGTTTAGCCCTCGTCAAAATTCTATGTTCAATGACACCTGCATGCATATAGAAACTCAGAAACTTGAACCAAGGCATCTTACCTGTTATCTCTCAGACAATTCTCGGTGGTTGCATTCTGGCTGAAAAGCTCCTCTGCCTGCACAAATTCGGCATTCCAAAGAGCAGCTGGATCCTTGGGGATGCAAGTTTGCACACTATATACATGAACTGAGCATTTACCGTTGAATTCTTCCCTGGCTTCTGCATACACATCAAGCAAAGTAAATATCCCTTATGAACTTTTGTTTAATTCAATGAAACCACGAAATTATCTAGGAATAGATATTCAATATGTAGCAG from Rhodamnia argentea isolate NSW1041297 chromosome 2, ASM2092103v1, whole genome shotgun sequence encodes the following:
- the LOC115755027 gene encoding protein transport protein Sec61 subunit alpha-like, which translates into the protein MGGGFRVLHLVRPFLSFLPEVQSADRKIPFREKVIYTVISLFIFLVCSQLPLYGIHSTTGADPFYWMRVILASNRGTVMELGITPIVTSGLVMQLLAGSKIIEVDNNVREDRALLNGAQKLLGILIAIGEAVAYVLSGMYGSVGQLGVGNAILIIIQLCFAGIIVICLDELLQKGYGLGSGISLFIATNICETIIWKAFSPTTINSGRGAEFEGAVIALFHLLITRTDKVRALREAFYRQNLPNVTNLLATILVFLIVIYFQGFRVVLPVRSKNARGQQGSYPIKLFYTSNMPIILQSALVSNIYFISQLLYRKYSGNFLVNLLGIWKESEYSSGQSVPVGGIAYYITAPSSLADMAANPFHALFYLVFMLSACALFSKTWIEVSGSSAKDVARQLREQQMVMPGHRESNLQKELNRYIPTAAAFGGICIGALTVLADFMGAIGSGTGILLAVTIIYQYFETFEKEKASELGFFGF
- the LOC115755037 gene encoding uncharacterized protein LOC115755037, whose amino-acid sequence is MCQAETLGIIDEIAALVSDELQVVSYKWLSRNFLVSSNTAKRLLQEFVERHGDGLEVVYSLSGWLKDNPSSYHIKLVSGPKLAEAREEFNGKCSVHVYSVQTCIPKDPAALWNAEFVQAEELFSQNATTENCLRDNRFCAVANPFVKRRAERELFDLGAPKLNGVRASGPSNTVPQKVTPAQPRKIEQTSQIKLEQSVDVLSYAKNEGNGAGVHDEATKLPADKEKATNLPMSKKLDQNSKNSSTAGGSLANLWGRASTTRKSSGGPAENSSAAPGSTVSAEAQICAHEAAELDSEDEVRDVNLKRSTKTEGSRKRRVVFDFSDEEDEDEDAVNLASPDFPKAQSILASKESAKELLSEKKCEGDKMDVDEVKVSEQEHHQPPKQDVAAVSRGMNIAMCSLKGQNHGSSKDVNSKVTNPTPTSPKRRKVLKTRIDERGREVTEVVWEGEEELKKANSTTTDKPNDERAADATSRPPVTKKSPAVIPTGPSNPAGKAGNKKSATLKDPKQGNILSFFKKV